GCGACCACCTATGCGCTGATGCTGGTGCGCTCGCCCACCGGCGGCGGCGCCCGGGACGGCCGCGCGCCGGCGCTGCCCGAGCGACGCGCGGACGCGAAGACGGCCGCGGGCATCGAGCTGGCGATGCGGCAAGGCACGCGCCTTGCCCGGCATGGCGCTCCGGCGGCGGCCGGGCTCGACGCGGGCACGAGCCCGGCTGCGAGCGGGCCGGCCGTGAAATCATAGCGAGGCATTCAGCGCCGCGACTGCGGCAGCGCCGGGAAGCCGGGCGGCACGGGGCACGAGGCGAGCGCAAGCCCGGCCGCGAGCGGGCCGGCCGGCCGTGAAATCGTGGCGAGGCATTCAGCGCCGCGGCTGCGACAGCGCCGGGAAGCCGGGCGGCACGGGACTCGAGGCGAGCGCAAGCCCGACCGCGAGCGGGCCGGCCGTGAAATCGCAGACGGCGTAGCGAAGGCTCAGCGCCGCGGCTGCGGCAGCGCCGGGAAGGCGGGCGGCGCGGGCGGCCCGTCCGCGCCCTTGTTGCTCTCGGCGCCGGCCACGTCGGCCCGCTCGAGCGCGTAAAGCCAGGCGAGCAACTCGGCCACGGCGCGGTACAGCGCCGGCGGGATCCGGTCGTCGAGATCGACCTGCATCAGCAGCGACACCATCTCGGGCGCCGTGTGGACGTACAGCCCCGATTCACGCGCACGCGCGACGATCATCTCGGCAACCAGCCCGTAGCCCTTGGCCACCACGCGCGGTGCCGCGTCGCCGCCCTTCGGGTCGTAGACCAGCGCGGCCGCGGTGCGGCGCTTGTCGGCGCCGCTCACAGCCACGCTCCGTCGTCGTGCAGGCCGAACTCGTCGATGTCGTCGAAATCGCCGAGATCGAAACCCGAGGACGACGCGCGCGGCTTCGCGTCGGCGCTGGCGCGCTGCGCGGCGGCGGCCTGCCCGTAGGCGGCGGCCGCCGCGCGCGTGGCCGCCGTGTCGAACGCGTCCGGCGCGATCTCGACCGACCGGATCGACAGCCCGCCCAGTTCGAGCCCCGAGGCCAGCAGCCGCTGTCGCAGCGCGTCGCCCTGCGCGTTGAGCTTCGCGGCGCCCGCTTCGTTGGCGCGCAGCCGCGCGACCACCTGCGAGCCGGTCAGCACCAGTTCCGCATCGACCGTGCCGAGCGTCGGCAGCGCCAGCACCAGGCGGGTGCGCCATGCGATCGGCGCCTCGGCCGGGGCGCCCTGGCCGCCGTCCGGCTCGACGCTCCAGTCGAGCCGCGCGCCCGGCCAGGCCTCGCCGGCCCAGCGGAACTGCTCCGTGGCGAGCAGATCGAGCTGCTGGCGCACCAGCGGCAGCGTTGCCGGATGCACGGTGGCCATCGCCGCGGCGGTGTTCGTCGATGCGTCGGCGCCGTTCTGGCCCGGCGCCATGCCGTCGGGCTGGCCCGCGGTGGCGGCGAACAGCCGGCCGGCGGCCTCGTCGGCCGCGAACGACGCATAGGCGTGCGCGCCGCTCGCGCCGAACTGGCCCGGCGCCGCCTGTCGCGCGTCCTGCGCCGGCGCCTGGCCGGGCGCGCCGGAGGCCGGCGCGGCGGGCCGATTGCCGTCGCCGGACGCGGGCGTGCCGGCGCCGCGCGTCAGCTGCGTCTGCGGCTCCTGCGCGAGATCGGCGGTGGTGCGCTGGCCCGAAAGCCATTGCGAGAGATGGGATTCGTAGAACAGGCCGCTGCTGGAGACGGCGCGCGAGAGCGCCGCGGCCAGCGCGGCGACGCTCGCCTCGGTGACGCCCGGCAGCACCGGCGCGGCGCCGGAGGCCGCGGCGGTCGAACCGGCCGAGGCAGAGGCGGACGTGCCCGGGGCGGACGTATCCGAGGCAGGGTTGCCGGCCGCGCCGGATGCCGTCGCGGCCGAGCCGGCCGGCATCCCCGTCTGAGGAGCACCCGTCTGAGGGGCCCCCGGGGGCGGCGTGGCGCCGCCGGAAGCGGCGAAAGCGGCAGCCGCAGCCGCAGCCGCGTCGGCGGCGGCCTGCGCGGCCGGATCGAGCACGGGCGGCCCGGCCAGCAGCGGCAGGCTGCCGATCACCACCGGCGTGGCGTCGCCGCCATAACGGGAAATCGCGTCGAGCGTCAGCGCGACGCTCGACAGGTCGGTCTGCACGGAAGCCGCGGGCGGGCTCGGCGGGGTAGGCGGCAGCGGCGCCTGGGCGGCGCCGCGGGTGGCGCCCGTCGAGACGCCGACCTGGGTGGCCGCCGCGCCGGCCGACACGCCGCCCTCGAGCAGGCTGTCGATCCGGCTGGCGAGCATGGCGGCGGTAACGGCGTCGATCCCGGTCATCGTGATTCCCCGCGCGGCGCGCGGCCGGCATCTATCGGTGTGGCGGCCGCCGTCTGCGCGGCGAACGCGTATCCATCCAACGCAACGCGCGGCCACCGACCGGGCGGCGCGCCGATCACGGCCCTCGCCAACCCCATGCCGCCCGTTGCGCCCCCCATCGCCGGCTTCGTGGCCGGCGGCACCGCTCGCCGGCGCGGGCGCGCGGCGAACCGCCCGGCCACGCTGCCGGCCCTGCCATCCCGTCGAATCCGCCCGCGCCCGCACCGCGGCGCGGCAGTGCCGGCGCATCCGTGTTCAGCGACGCGCCTGGTAGATATCCTTCAGCATCCGCGTCGAGCGGCCCGCCTCGAACAGCGCCGACAGCCGCGCGACTTCCGGGCTCGCGAGATCGCGGATCGCCGCGTCGTCGGCGAGGATCCGGCGGATCAGCGAATATTTGTGCCCGCGCTCGGCGGGGTCCAGCAAGACGCCTTCCTCGGCGGCCTTCAGGCCGTCGACGAGCGTCTGGTACTCGGCCTGCAGCCCGTCGACCGCCGGCCAGTCGGCGCCGCGCGCGGCCGCGAGCATCCGGCGGGATACGTCCGCGATCGCCTCGTAGCGAGCGAGATAGGCTGCCTTGCGATTCATCGAGTCACTTCCGGCTGGGCTTGTGGCGTCATCATCCGGGCGACTTCGGGGCCAATGCCGGCCCAGGCTTCCTCGAGCGTCGCGAGCAGGCCGTCCACTTCCAGCAGGATCGCGTCGTTGGCGCTCACGTTCGCCTCCAGCAGGCGGCGCAGCATGTACGAATACAGCGCGTTGAGGCGCTCGGCGATCTCGCCGCCGGCCTTCACGTCGAGCGACTGCTGCAGGCCGCTCTCGATGATACGCATCGACTTGCTGATCGACTCGCCGCGCGCCGCCACGTTGCCCGAGGCCAGGTGCAGACGAGCGTGGACGATCGCCTTGCGCGCGCCTTCGTACAGCATCGCGATCAGCCGGTGCGGGGACGCGCCCATCACCCCTGTCTCGACGCCGACGCGCGCGTAGGCACTGGCTCCAGCGTGTCCTGGGGAAAACATGGTGGCCCTCCTGTAGTGCGTTCGTGTCTATGCGGGAAGCCCGTCGCGACGGCATGCATCGCGCGGGCTATTACCGGCGTTATCGGTAAGGACGGGGAAAGCTTTAGCGCGTCGACGGCGCGGGGGGTGCGCCGTTTGGGGGTCAGACCGACATCTGCATGATGTCGTTGTACGCGCTGACGAGCTTGTTGCGCACCTGCAGGCCGAACTGGAGGCCGATATTGGCCTTTTGTCCGTCGATCATGACATCGTTCAGCGACACGTTCGGCGCGCCGAGTTCGAACGCCTTGGCCTCGCCGGCGGCGGTGGCCTGGGCCTCGCTGATCCGGTCGAGCGACGATTTCAGCGCGCCCGCGAAGCTGCTCGCGGTGGCCGCGCCGTTGCCGGCCAGCGCGGCGCCGGACGTGCTGCCTGCGGCCTGGGCCGCCATCGCCTGCATTTGTTGCAGCGCCGAAGCAATACCGTTGACGGGCGCAGTCATGGGGTCTCCGCAGAAGGATTCGGGAAAAACACGGGAAAAGGAGCCGGCGTCGGCCGGGAAATCGGTCCGGCCCTCGAACCACCTTGCCATGCCAGCACCGGCTCGGTGCTGGCGCGCGCGCGGCGGCGACGAAATGCCGGATTGCGACCAAGCATAGCAAGCGCCCGGCACGCGAAGCGGGTGAAGTACGGGGAAAACTCGGCTCTGTTCCCCCGATCGCCACTGGACGCCGACCGGATAATCGGATCGTGTCATTGTCCGTCCGCTCGTCGAGCGGCAGCCCGCTGTGGAGAACCCCGACGCATGGATTCGCAGGCCAACTCGCTGATCAACCCAGACGCGCGCAACGCCGTCGCCGGCACGTCGCCGAACGCGACCGCCGCGGCCGGCACGTTGCCGGGCGCCGGCGCGGGCGGCGCGGACTTCGGCATGGGCGGTTTCGCCGAACGCTTCTCCGGGTTGCCCGGTCTGTCGCGGATGCGTACCAACCCGAAACTGCCGTTCGTCATCATCACCGCGCTGGCGATCGCCGCGATCGTCGCCCTGGTGCTCTGGAGCCGCGCGCCCGACTACAAGGTGCTGTACAGCAACCTGTCGGACCGCGACGGCGGCGCGATCATTACCGCACTGCAGCAAGCCAACATTCCCTATCAGTTCGCCGACGCCGGCGGCGCGATCCTGGTGCCGGCCAGCCAGGTCCACGAAACCCGCCTGAAGCTGGCCGCGATGGGCCTGCCCAAGGGCGGCTCGGTCGGCTTCGAGCTGATGGACAACCAGAAGTTCGGCATCAGCCAGTTCGCCGAGCAGGTCAACTACCAGCGCGCGCTCGAGGGCGAGCTGGAACGCACCATCGCCTCGATCAACGCGGTGCGCAGCGCGCGCGTGCATCTGGCGATCCCGAAGCCGTCGGTGTTCGTGCGCGACCGCGAGGCGCCGAGCGCGTCGGTGTTCATCGATCTCTACCCGGGCCGCGTGCTCGACGACGGCCAGGTGCTCGCGATCACGCGCATGGTGGCCTCGGGCGTGCCCGACATGCCGGCCAAGAACGTCACGATCGTCGACCAGGACGGCAACCTGCTGAGCCAGCAGCCGTCGTCGTCGGGGCTCGACGCGAACCAGCTCAAGTACGTGCAGCAGGTCGAGCGCAACACGCAGAAGCGCATCGACGCGATCCTCGCGCCGATGTTCGGCGCCGGCAACACGCGCTCGCAGGTCAGCGCCGACATCGACTTCACGAAAAGCGAGCAGACCTCGGAGAGCTACGCGCCGAACGGCACCCAGCAGCAGGCGGCGATCCGCAGCCAGCAGACCTCGTCGTCCACCGAGAACGCGCAGAGCGGCGCGGGCGGCGTGCCCGGCGCGTTGTCGAACACGCCGCCGCAGCCGGCCTCGGCGCCGATCACGGGCGCGAGCGGCGCGGCCGGCACGCCGCCCACGCCGATCAGCGACCGCAAGGACTCGACCACCAACTACGAGCTCGACAAGACGGTGCGCCACACCGAGGCGCCGACGGGCGGCATCAAGCGGCTGTCGGTGGCCGTGGTGGTCAACGACCTGCCGGTGGTGGACGCCAAGGGCCACGTGACGATGCAGCCGCTCACGGCCGACAAGCTCAAGCAGGTCGAGCAGCTCGTGAAGGACGCGATGGGCTACGACGAGAAGCGCGGCGACTCGGTGAACGTGGTCAACAGCGTGTTCACCACCACCGCCGATCCGCTCGCCAACCTGCCGTGGTGGCGCCAGCCCGACATGATCGCGCTGGCCAAGGACGCCGCGAAGTGGCTCGGCATCGCCGTGGCGGCCGCCGCGCTGTACTTCATGTTCGTGCGCCCGGCCATGCGCCGCGCGTTCCCGCCGCCGGAGCCGGTGGTCGCGAGCCCGGCGCTGGCCGCGCTGGGCGGCCCCGACGAGCCCGCGCTCGACGGCCTGCCGGCGCCCGACTCGGTGGTTGCCGAGGACTCGCCCGAGGCGGCGCTGCTGGCGTTCGAGGCCGACAAGCACCGCTATGAACGCAACCTAGACTACGCGAAGATGATCGCTCGGCAGGATCCGAAGATCGTCGCGACGGTCGTCAAGAACTGGGTGTCCGATGAGCGCTGAAGGCCTGATCAAGAGCGCGCTGCTGCTGATGTCGATCGGCGAGGAAGAAGCGGCGCAGGTGTTCAAGTTCCTGGGCCCGCGCGAGGTCCAGAAGATCGGCGTGACGATGGCCACGCTGAAGAACGTCACGCGCGATCAGCTCGACGACGTGCTCAAGGAGTTCGTCTCGGAGGCCGAGAAGCACTCGGCGCTCTCGCTCGATTCCGGCGAGTACATCCGCTCGGTGCTGACCAAGGCGCTCGGCGAGGACCGCGCCGGCGTGATCATCGACCGGATCCTGCAGGGCAGCGACACCAGCGGCATCGAGGGCCTCAAGTGGATGGACTCGGCCGCGGTCGCCGAGCTGATCAAGAACGAGCATCCGCAGATCATCGCCACCATCCTCGTGCATCTGGACCGCGATCAGGCCTCCGAGATCGCATCCTGCTTCACCGAGCGGCTGCGCAACGACGTGCTGCTGCGGATCGCCACGCTCGACGGCATCCAGCCGGCCGCGCTGCGCGAACTCGACGAGGTGCTGACCTCGCTGCTGTCGGGCAGCGACAACCTCAAGCGCAGCCCGATGGGCGGCATCCGCACCGCGGCCGAAATCCTGAACTTCATGACCAGCACGCACGAGGAATCGGTGCTCGAGAACGTGCGCGTCTACGACGCCGACCTGGCCCAGAAGATCATCGACGAGATGTTCGTGTTCGAGAACCTGCTCGACCTCGAGGATCGCGCGATCCAGCTGGTGCTGAAGGAAGTCGAGTCGGAAACGCTGATCGTCGCGCTGAAGGGCGCGCAGCCGCCGCTGCGCCAGAAGTTCCTGTCGAACATGTCGCAACGCGCGGCCGAACTGCTGGCCGAGGATCTCGACTCGCGCGGCCCGGTGCGCGTCTCCGAAGTCGAGCAGCAGCAGCGCAAGATCCTGCAGATCGTGCGCACGCTGGCCGAGCAGGGCCAGGTCGTGATCGGCGGCAAGGCGGAAGATGCGTATGTCTGAACGCGCGCGCGCCGGTGCCGCCACGCTCACCGCGTACCAGCGGTGGGAGATGGCATCGTTCGATCCGAAACCGCCGCCGCCCGTCGAGGACAACGGCGAGGCGGCCGCGGCCGCGCTCGCGCTCGAATTGCAGCGCGTGCGCGACGCCGCGCATGCAGAAGGCATGGCGAGCGGCCATGCCGAAGGGCTCGCGATCGGCCAGCGTGCCGGCTACGAAACCGGCTACGCCGAGGGCATGGAGATCGGCCGCGCCGAGATGCGCGCCGAGGCCGTCAAGCTCGCCACGCTGGCCGCCTCGTTCAGCGAGGCGCTGCTCGGCGCGCGCGACGGCCTGGCCGACGAACTCGCCCAGCTCGCGCTCGACATCGCGCAGCAGGTGGTGCGGCAGCACGTGCAGCTCGACCCCGGCACGGTGCTGGCCGCCGCGCGCGAGACGCTGGCCGCCGAGCCCGCGCTCGCCGGCGCGCCGCAGCTGGTGGTGAGCCCCGCCGACCTGCCCGTCATCGAAGCCTATCTACAGGAAGAACTCGACGCGCTCGGCTGGAGCGTGCGCACCGATCCGGCCGTCGAGCGCGGCGGCTGCCGCGCCCAGGCCGCCTCCGGCGAGATCGACGCGACGCTGCCCACGCGCTGGGAGCGCGTGGCCGCCGCGCTCGGCCACACGAGCGAATGGTGAGCCGGCCATGACCGCCCCCGCTGCTGCCCCGGCGTCCGCCTCCAACGCCCGTCCCGTTCCGGCCGCCGCCGCGATCGCCGCCAATCCGCACATCGCCCACTGGCGCGGCCAGCTCGGCGCGCTGCGCGAACGCGGCGCGCTGGCGCTGCCGCTGCGCCCCTGCGGGCGCCTGACGCGCGCCGCGGGCCTG
The genomic region above belongs to Burkholderia plantarii and contains:
- a CDS encoding EscU/YscU/HrcU family type III secretion system export apparatus switch protein; translated protein: MSGADKRRTAAALVYDPKGGDAAPRVVAKGYGLVAEMIVARARESGLYVHTAPEMVSLLMQVDLDDRIPPALYRAVAELLAWLYALERADVAGAESNKGADGPPAPPAFPALPQPRR
- a CDS encoding flagellar hook-length control protein FliK; amino-acid sequence: MTGIDAVTAAMLASRIDSLLEGGVSAGAAATQVGVSTGATRGAAQAPLPPTPPSPPAASVQTDLSSVALTLDAISRYGGDATPVVIGSLPLLAGPPVLDPAAQAAADAAAAAAAAFAASGGATPPPGAPQTGAPQTGMPAGSAATASGAAGNPASDTSAPGTSASASAGSTAAASGAAPVLPGVTEASVAALAAALSRAVSSSGLFYESHLSQWLSGQRTTADLAQEPQTQLTRGAGTPASGDGNRPAAPASGAPGQAPAQDARQAAPGQFGASGAHAYASFAADEAAGRLFAATAGQPDGMAPGQNGADASTNTAAAMATVHPATLPLVRQQLDLLATEQFRWAGEAWPGARLDWSVEPDGGQGAPAEAPIAWRTRLVLALPTLGTVDAELVLTGSQVVARLRANEAGAAKLNAQGDALRQRLLASGLELGGLSIRSVEIAPDAFDTAATRAAAAAYGQAAAAQRASADAKPRASSSGFDLGDFDDIDEFGLHDDGAWL
- a CDS encoding flagellar protein FliT, whose translation is MNRKAAYLARYEAIADVSRRMLAAARGADWPAVDGLQAEYQTLVDGLKAAEEGVLLDPAERGHKYSLIRRILADDAAIRDLASPEVARLSALFEAGRSTRMLKDIYQARR
- the fliS gene encoding flagellar export chaperone FliS, translated to MFSPGHAGASAYARVGVETGVMGASPHRLIAMLYEGARKAIVHARLHLASGNVAARGESISKSMRIIESGLQQSLDVKAGGEIAERLNALYSYMLRRLLEANVSANDAILLEVDGLLATLEEAWAGIGPEVARMMTPQAQPEVTR
- the fliE gene encoding flagellar hook-basal body complex protein FliE — encoded protein: MTAPVNGIASALQQMQAMAAQAAGSTSGAALAGNGAATASSFAGALKSSLDRISEAQATAAGEAKAFELGAPNVSLNDVMIDGQKANIGLQFGLQVRNKLVSAYNDIMQMSV
- the fliF gene encoding flagellar basal-body MS-ring/collar protein FliF, with amino-acid sequence MDSQANSLINPDARNAVAGTSPNATAAAGTLPGAGAGGADFGMGGFAERFSGLPGLSRMRTNPKLPFVIITALAIAAIVALVLWSRAPDYKVLYSNLSDRDGGAIITALQQANIPYQFADAGGAILVPASQVHETRLKLAAMGLPKGGSVGFELMDNQKFGISQFAEQVNYQRALEGELERTIASINAVRSARVHLAIPKPSVFVRDREAPSASVFIDLYPGRVLDDGQVLAITRMVASGVPDMPAKNVTIVDQDGNLLSQQPSSSGLDANQLKYVQQVERNTQKRIDAILAPMFGAGNTRSQVSADIDFTKSEQTSESYAPNGTQQQAAIRSQQTSSSTENAQSGAGGVPGALSNTPPQPASAPITGASGAAGTPPTPISDRKDSTTNYELDKTVRHTEAPTGGIKRLSVAVVVNDLPVVDAKGHVTMQPLTADKLKQVEQLVKDAMGYDEKRGDSVNVVNSVFTTTADPLANLPWWRQPDMIALAKDAAKWLGIAVAAAALYFMFVRPAMRRAFPPPEPVVASPALAALGGPDEPALDGLPAPDSVVAEDSPEAALLAFEADKHRYERNLDYAKMIARQDPKIVATVVKNWVSDER
- the fliG gene encoding flagellar motor switch protein FliG, which produces MSAEGLIKSALLLMSIGEEEAAQVFKFLGPREVQKIGVTMATLKNVTRDQLDDVLKEFVSEAEKHSALSLDSGEYIRSVLTKALGEDRAGVIIDRILQGSDTSGIEGLKWMDSAAVAELIKNEHPQIIATILVHLDRDQASEIASCFTERLRNDVLLRIATLDGIQPAALRELDEVLTSLLSGSDNLKRSPMGGIRTAAEILNFMTSTHEESVLENVRVYDADLAQKIIDEMFVFENLLDLEDRAIQLVLKEVESETLIVALKGAQPPLRQKFLSNMSQRAAELLAEDLDSRGPVRVSEVEQQQRKILQIVRTLAEQGQVVIGGKAEDAYV
- the fliH gene encoding flagellar assembly protein FliH, with protein sequence MSERARAGAATLTAYQRWEMASFDPKPPPPVEDNGEAAAAALALELQRVRDAAHAEGMASGHAEGLAIGQRAGYETGYAEGMEIGRAEMRAEAVKLATLAASFSEALLGARDGLADELAQLALDIAQQVVRQHVQLDPGTVLAAARETLAAEPALAGAPQLVVSPADLPVIEAYLQEELDALGWSVRTDPAVERGGCRAQAASGEIDATLPTRWERVAAALGHTSEW